AATTCCTATTCTTGAAAAGCAATTGAAATATGTCCGGACTCGGATAACCGGTTTATATTAAATTTGAGCAGAAGCATATAAAAACCAAAACTCGGATAATTCTGACTTGTATCCACCGCCAATAAGCACGTCTCCACAAATATCTTTGTAGATCACAAGTCACTGCCTTACAAGAATCACAGTCAATCTATTAAAATAGAAGTAAATCCATAACATAATTATCGgtagaaaatatattattttatataaaagtcGTTCCACTTGTACAAGTAAGCCGCTATTTTAACGTTGTCTCGGGCAACATAATTCacgtttttaagaaattacaaCCCCGAATTACATATTTAAACTGTTGTCATTTTCattgttaataataataataataataatatcaatatttttaatttcatttaaCCTCAACCTATCTCACACCTCACCTAATTACGTTTAGACTAGAGAATTTgattaaaaatatgaatttaaatatgtcaaaataaattcatttaaataataatatatattcaaaatatatagtttcaaatatttttatccaaatcCAACTGCATGagcgaaaaaaataaaataaaataaaagagatttgagtaagtcttttgtgagacagtctcatgaATATCTAGTTGTGAGACAGGGTCAACcctatcaatattcacaataaaaaataatattcttagcataaaaagcaatactttttcatggatgatccaaataagagatccgtctcacaaaatacgacccgtgagaccgtctcatacaaatttttgcACAATTTGATAACTTAATTATAGGGGCAAGTTCGACATTTCACCGAAAACTTTAGCCACAAATGGAAttgaattataattataaaaagcAAAAAGgaagaataaaagaatattaATTAGTGTGGTATTTCTCCGATTCTCAGCTTTCCCTATAAATAGCCCGCCTTGGCCCTCGCCTACTGAGTAATACAAAGCAAGCTCCCCCACTCACAGCAGTAGGGTTAATCGGCACGACAATCCACAAGCACACAAATTTCACGTACGTAGAATTGCAAgcagtgttttgtatatatacatatatatttatatacaggAAAATGGATGCTTATTCGCTGCATCTGGCTATGGCGGCACTTTTTGGAGCGTCGTTTGTGGCGGTTTCGGCGTATTATATGCACCGTAAAACTTTGAATCAGCTATTGGAGTTCGCGAAGGCGATAGAGAAGGACAAAGAGGAGGCGGATGAAGGCCGGGACTCCGTGGAGCATGTCAAGAAGTATTATCCGTCGAGGAGGAGCTACGGGAGGCGGAAGGCCAATGGCGGGAGCTATCGCCGTGGTTCAGCGTCTTTGCCTGACGTAGCTTCGTTTTCCGGTGCTGGTGGAGAGGTCGAGGAGAAGAGGAACGGTCCCGTGCACATTGATTATATCCCCCCGGGTTTGCCGAGGCTCCACACGCTTCCTGAAGGTATCCAAATGGCGGCAGGAGTAATGGATTTGTTTTTATAAACTCTATGTGTTCTGAATACGATAGATGTGTGACATATAAtttgcaaattttttaaatcatagTACGATTATGCAAATTTGGCTGGGCATTGTGGTTGCTTTTGTTTAGATGACCGAGTCAATTAGTTGAGTTCTATGTGCATAATTGGAAAGGAGGATAGCTGGAGTTTTGGAGCATGTATTGCTGTTAAAGCGTTGCGGTTGAATACATCGTACTTAAAGCTGTTTGGTGCCATAACATGGATAAAGACTATATTGGCCGATTTCCGTTGTCTTGCGTTCCATCTTCacttatttaaatttaagaatGCCAGTTTTACGCCGTTGTCTGTCACCATCAGATATGTTTCCTGTCCGAGAAATGCTGTGAAAAATTTAATGAGAATGGGGGAATTGTTGACAATTGATTAAGCATTTTACAACCGCTGGTTAAATTACTAGATGGCATCTGTAGGCTGAGAATGCCAAATTCCTATTTACCTGTATTTGGCAAACATAGAAATTAAAGTTATACAAACACTTGGTTAGGAACACCAGAAAACTACCATGATTGTGTAATATATAGAAAATGTAGCTAAGGAGTTGTTGACATCACAAACCATGTGAAAAAGGTCTGATGGTAAGGTTTTAGTACACTAGTTAAACTCATGTGTAGGCTTCGCATTTGTGCTTGACCTGATATTACGATTTCGAAAACAATTTGATAGTAAATTGTTCTTGTTTGAATATTCCCTTGGTTATGAAATATTGCAAGAGTTTGGTTTTCTTTTAATGAGTTACTGCCAGTGACTATGGTGGCATAAATTatgtttcttattttttttttcacctTATAATTGATCTTAATAATGAAGCCCGGGAACTTATTTTATTTCAGGGAAATCTGGTGGCGCTAGTTCAACAATGAGAGCAGGCCATCATTCTCGCCCCATTTCTCCCAAATCACCCGTTGCTAGTGTTAGTGCATTTGAGAGTATAGAAGGTTCAGAAGACGAAGACAATTTGACTGATGCTGCTCAATTAGATACGACATATGTTCATACTAATGGAAGTGTGGTGAGCTACATGGATTAATAAAAAATGCTCAGGCACAGAACACAAGCAGTAGAATGATATTTCCTAAGCATTTGCAAACCATGATATTCTTTCTATtcacatttttgaaaacttttCAATATTTAGTTGATTGTGCCCCTGAGTGTGAAAGCATATTTCAGAACTTGCCAGATCACATCCATACAAATGGAGAACAGATGCCAATGGCTACATCAAGCATAATTCGCTCACATAGTGTATCTGGTGACCTTCATGGAGTTCAACCTGATCCTGTTGCTGCTGATATTCTGAGGAAAGAGCCAGAACAAGAAACTTTTGTGCGATTGAGAATTTCTCCAACAGGTATTGTCGTTATCCATGCCATCTTCcattgaatatttttcagtgTTATTCTAGTGAGAGGTGTGTCGCGATAACTCTCAATCCTCACCAAGCTAAGGGTCTAGCTGACACGACGTTCGAAGCAGAAGCAGAAGCAAAAGCAAAAGCCTTTTATCATTTGTCTTTTATGGGATTTAATATAACAATGCTTCAAAGCtgatcaaatttttcattttgaatcatAGCTGAGTTAATCAAGTGTTTGTGGCTGTACTTTTCCatatgtaaattttcttgttgaTTCAACTTCATTTCTAATCATCATGTGTCAAACGGTTGAAGTATTGCTGGTCAATATTGTGTCAAATATTTCAGAACTGTTGATATTTCTTGAAATTCATGTTACAAATGTGCAGTTCTGACTCTTGATATTGAATAGTAATTTGGTTTTTGACTTTTGTCTTCTAATCGTCAACTACTTGCTGAAgaagtatgttttgaaaataatttctgCACATTCATCTTGATTACTTTTATAAAGTGCTTTGTGTGGAAGCTTTGGTACATATGCATGCGAGAAATTGATTTCAGTTCCTTGTGATTGCTGTTAGAGACACCATCTGCTGATGAAGCAGAGGTTTACTGCAATCTTCAAGATTGTCTTGAAATGAGGAGAAGTTATGTTTTTAGAGAAGCTGTTTCTCCTTGGGAAAAGGAAATCATATCTGATCCTAATACCCCGAAGCCAATTCCAAACCCATTTGATCATACACCAGAGGTGAAATCTGACGTAAGGCTCTGTATGAACTCATGTTCTGGCTTTTTTATACTTGATTTTCTAAGTTAAATTTCCTTTTATCTTATGTTCCTTGTATGCTACTGACGCCCATTAAAATTGAATGTCAACCACGTGATTTGTTCCAAATTCATGCAGCACTATTTTCAGATGGAAGATGGAGTTGTTCATGTTTATGCAAATAAAGAGTGTGAGCtgtatttcatttttattgatCAAACTTTCTATTAGTAGTATGCCTCATAAATGTGTCTCTCTGTCTCTCTCTCTATTACCACAGCCGAAGAGAAACTTTATCCAGTTGCCAATGCTACCACATTTTTCACTGACTTGCATCATATCCTTAAAATTATTGCTGCTGGGAATATCAGAACACTTTGTCACCATAGGCTAGTTCTTCTAGAACAggttcatttatcatttttgcAATAATTTGTCTGGAATGTTTATTTTGATGTCCATTTATTATGGTTCATCTGATTTATTCTTGGAATGCGTTTGAAGCAGAAATTCAACCTTCATCTGATGCTTAATGCGGACAGAGAATTCTTGGCTCAAAAAAGCGCACCACATCGAGATTTTTATAATGTGAGAAAAGTTGACACGCATGTCCACCACTCCGCTTGCATGAACCAGAAACATCTTTTAAGGTTTATAAAGTCTAAGCTGAGGAAGGAGCCAGACGAGGTAATCTGTTGTTTCCTATTACCCTTTCATTCCAGCTCTCATTCTAATAACAACAGAATTTATCATGAGATCAAAATGATCAGAAGGAAAGGGGAAAACATAAATGGAAGTCAAAGTTGCAGAATCTATGaagttaaatattttaatgtgaTGCAGCTGCATAGGGATAACCCTCATATCCTTGTCTCAGGTTGTTATTTTCAGAGATGGGACATATCTTACTTTGAAAGAGGTGTTTGAGAGTTTGGATTTGACTGGGTAACGATATGGACTTACACTTGAGGGAAAGGATGCACATGCTTTCAAAAAAGTGGAAATGTTATGTAGTTTATTTTTTACTCATTGTTAATATGTAAATGACTTCTTGTTCGAATATATTTGACAGTTACGACCTAAATGTTGATCTATTAGATGTCCATGCTGATAAAAGCACCTTTCATCGCTTCGACAAGTTTAACTTGAAGTACAATCCCTGTGGTCAGAGTAGACTAAGGGAGATCTTTTTGAAGCAGGATAATCTGATCCAAGGTAATCTCTGATGTTGTCACAAGATCTTATCAAGTGCTTTCCCCCCCTGATTTAAGCTTCATCCCCTCTTGATTTTGGTtgattgtatttattgatgGAATTTAATTTAACCTGTAATTTTTTCAACAGGTCGATTCTTAGGTGAGCTAACTAAGCAAGTGTTCTCAGATTTGGCTGCAAGTAAATATCAAGTGCGTGTCTAGGAGAACGTTTCGTGGATTTATTTGTTACTGATACAATTTTGTATGAATTAGGGTGTCATTATTTCTGTTTGGGTTGTCACGATGTTGGGGATTTTTAATTTGCTTTTTGATTGtcaactcattttaaattttatcttttcacctctcatatattttatttgtgctATGCTTACAGTTCCTAGAGCATATGTTTCAGGGGAAAGAAAGTAAATAATCTGTATATGCCATTTCTTTCTATATTCCTTTTGTTCCTGAGATCTTATCTTGCACTTGAACAGATGGCTGA
The sequence above is a segment of the Primulina tabacum isolate GXHZ01 chromosome 6, ASM2559414v2, whole genome shotgun sequence genome. Coding sequences within it:
- the LOC142548617 gene encoding AMP deaminase-like isoform X1 is translated as MDAYSLHLAMAALFGASFVAVSAYYMHRKTLNQLLEFAKAIEKDKEEADEGRDSVEHVKKYYPSRRSYGRRKANGGSYRRGSASLPDVASFSGAGGEVEEKRNGPVHIDYIPPGLPRLHTLPEGKSGGASSTMRAGHHSRPISPKSPVASVSAFESIEGSEDEDNLTDAAQLDTTYVHTNGSVNLPDHIHTNGEQMPMATSSIIRSHSVSGDLHGVQPDPVAADILRKEPEQETFVRLRISPTETPSADEAEVYCNLQDCLEMRRSYVFREAVSPWEKEIISDPNTPKPIPNPFDHTPEVKSDHYFQMEDGVVHVYANKESEEKLYPVANATTFFTDLHHILKIIAAGNIRTLCHHRLVLLEQKFNLHLMLNADREFLAQKSAPHRDFYNVRKVDTHVHHSACMNQKHLLRFIKSKLRKEPDEVVIFRDGTYLTLKEVFESLDLTGYDLNVDLLDVHADKSTFHRFDKFNLKYNPCGQSRLREIFLKQDNLIQGRFLGELTKQVFSDLAASKYQMAEYRISIYGRKMSEWDQLASWIVNNDLYSENVVWLIQLPRLYNVYKEMGIVTSFQNILDNIFLPLFEVTVDPDSHPQLHVFLKQVVGLDLVDDESKPERRPTKHMPTPAQWTNIFNPAFSYYVYYCYANLYTLNKLRESKGLTTIKFRPHSGEAGDIDHLAATFLTSHNIAHGINLRKSPVLQYLYYLAQIGLAMSPLSNNSLFLDYHRNPFPTFFLRGLNVSLSTDDPLQIHLTKEPLVEEYSIAASVWKLSSCDLCEIARNSVYQSGFSHALKSHWIGKMYFKRGPDGNDIHRTNVPHIRLEFREMIWKEEMHQVYLGKANFPQFIDT
- the LOC142548617 gene encoding AMP deaminase-like isoform X2 — encoded protein: MDAYSLHLAMAALFGASFVAVSAYYMHRKTLNQLLEFAKAIEKDKEEADEGRDSVEHVKKYYPSRRSYGRRKANGGSYRRGSASLPDVASFSGAGGEVEEKRNGPVHIDYIPPGLPRLHTLPEGKSGGASSTMRAGHHSRPISPKSPVASVSAFESIEGSEDEDNLTDAAQLDTTYVHTNGSVNLPDHIHTNGEQMPMATSSIIRSHSVSGDLHGVQPDPVAADILRKEPEQETFVRLRISPTETPSADEAEVYCNLQDCLEMRRSYVFREAVSPWEKEIISDPNTPKPIPNPFDHTPEVKSDHYFQMEDGVVHVYANKESEEKLYPVANATTFFTDLHHILKIIAAGNIRTLCHHRLVLLEQKFNLHLMLNADREFLAQKSAPHRDFYNVRKVDTHVHHSACMNQKHLLRFIKSKLRKEPDEVVIFRDGTYLTLKEVFESLDLTGYDLNVDLLDVHADKSTFHRFDKFNLKYNPCGQSRLREIFLKQDNLIQGRFLGELTKQVFSDLAASKYQMAEYRISIYGRKMSEWDQLASWIVNNDLYSENVVWLIQLPRLYNVYKEMGIVTSFQNILDNIFLPLFEVTVDPDSHPQLHVFLKQVVGLDLVDDESKPERRPTKHMPTPAQWTNIFNPAFSYYVYYCYANLYTLNKLRESKGLTTIKFRPHSGEAGDIDHLAATFLTSHNIAHGINLRKSPVLQYLYYLAQTTIEILFPRSSCGVSTCPSRLMIHYRST